In one Variovorax sp. V213 genomic region, the following are encoded:
- a CDS encoding LysR family transcriptional regulator — MELKDIDLNLLVVFNQLLIDRRVSKVATNLGLSQPGVSNALARLRKLTDDPLFLRTPKGMEPTPFAEQLAEPTASALQTIHAAINQRSSFDPATSTRAFTIGMTDIGEIYFLPKLMKELARVAPGLSLSTVRNTAVNLQDEMESGHVTLAIGLLPQLKSGYFQRRLFKQHYVCMFRRGHALDKRQISLSEFSQADHVVVISEGTGHGKADELLSRKKIVRKVVLTVPHYVAVGHILHDSDLVATVPERLAQALAEPFGLAYVRHPAKLPEIAINLFWHGRYHRDPAVAWMRALIIRLHGEGAPG, encoded by the coding sequence GTGGAGCTCAAGGACATCGACCTCAACCTGCTGGTTGTTTTCAACCAGCTGCTCATCGATCGACGGGTGTCGAAGGTGGCGACGAATCTCGGCCTTTCCCAGCCGGGCGTGAGCAATGCGCTGGCGCGCCTGCGCAAGCTGACCGACGACCCCCTGTTTCTTCGAACACCGAAGGGCATGGAGCCGACACCCTTCGCCGAGCAACTGGCCGAGCCGACCGCGAGCGCCCTGCAAACGATCCATGCCGCGATCAACCAGCGAAGCTCATTCGATCCAGCCACCTCGACGCGCGCCTTCACCATCGGCATGACCGACATCGGGGAGATCTATTTCCTGCCCAAACTGATGAAGGAGCTGGCGCGCGTCGCACCAGGGCTCTCGCTCAGCACCGTTCGCAACACGGCGGTCAATCTCCAGGACGAAATGGAGTCGGGCCATGTCACCCTGGCCATCGGCTTGCTGCCGCAGCTCAAGAGCGGCTATTTCCAGCGGCGATTGTTCAAGCAGCACTACGTCTGCATGTTTCGCCGCGGCCACGCGCTCGACAAGCGGCAGATCTCGCTGTCCGAGTTCTCGCAAGCTGACCACGTGGTCGTGATTTCGGAGGGAACCGGCCACGGCAAGGCGGACGAGCTTCTCAGCCGCAAGAAGATCGTTCGCAAGGTCGTCCTGACCGTTCCGCACTACGTGGCGGTCGGCCATATCCTGCACGACTCCGACCTGGTGGCAACAGTCCCCGAGCGGCTCGCCCAGGCCTTGGCCGAACCGTTCGGACTGGCATATGTCCGCCATCCGGCCAAGCTACCCGAGATTGCGATCAACCTGTTCTGGCACGGCCGGTATCACCGGGATCCCGCGGTCGCCTGGATGCGTGCCTTGATCATCCGGCTTCATGGGGAAGGTGCGCCCGGTTGA
- a CDS encoding type II toxin-antitoxin system ParD family antitoxin, with product MGTMNISLPDSLKSFVDEQVIQRGYGTSSEYVRELIRKDADRLQLRELLLEGAASLPAAPNGAQYFGSLRERVRVRARSTDRE from the coding sequence ATGGGCACCATGAACATTTCGCTTCCTGACTCTCTCAAGTCTTTCGTCGATGAGCAGGTGATTCAGCGCGGCTATGGCACCAGCAGCGAGTACGTGCGCGAATTGATCCGCAAGGATGCAGATCGGCTGCAGTTGCGCGAGCTGCTCCTGGAGGGGGCGGCTTCCCTTCCGGCGGCTCCAAACGGCGCCCAGTATTTCGGCTCCCTGCGCGAGCGTGTGCGTGTTCGCGCGCGATCCACTGATCGCGAGTGA
- a CDS encoding type II toxin-antitoxin system RelE/ParE family toxin, with protein MKSKPVIARERANLDIDSAIDYYLGEDAEQAALGFIDALERAYAHIGRFPATGATRYAHELNLPGLRTWPLTRYPFLIFYVERGDHIDVWRVLRGQRDIPAWMTAEVGTNGAPK; from the coding sequence GTGAAGTCCAAGCCAGTCATCGCCCGTGAGCGGGCAAACCTGGATATCGACTCGGCTATCGACTACTACCTTGGCGAAGACGCCGAGCAAGCGGCATTGGGTTTCATTGACGCGTTGGAACGCGCATATGCCCACATCGGCCGCTTCCCCGCGACGGGCGCTACTCGCTACGCGCACGAGCTGAATCTTCCCGGGCTACGCACCTGGCCGCTGACGCGTTACCCCTTTTTGATCTTCTACGTCGAGCGCGGTGATCACATTGACGTCTGGCGCGTGCTTCGTGGGCAGCGAGACATTCCCGCCTGGATGACTGCCGAAGTTGGCACAAACGGCGCCCCGAAGTAG